In one Culex quinquefasciatus strain JHB chromosome 2, VPISU_Cqui_1.0_pri_paternal, whole genome shotgun sequence genomic region, the following are encoded:
- the LOC119767518 gene encoding uncharacterized protein LOC119767518: MTPSDLTININDILNEQLMPATFLMLEGPPDLGLRTEDELMEPDGMESRTADPEDGSGQIKSTERGTTALLHNLTREDGTFRTAFSTMGFHRKMMNNYRCNGFLANQIIADVLPLRELSLSRRVGTAPGSFMMLENNSLPTPSKDTMLYDQGSSGYVNWLSKSSTLDDIYRNYLAPGGPMAVMNVSNHRSDITPVSNPRSAEEEYFDEGMITGYAVQQQPDPNHVAFPKPAYQPNPYHHHHHQQPAQNQHPYRPPAQQYPPLAGGRVYNHGEPPYSDASRGDYAYHPIEIEEKSIKGLGLKDLFDIALTTLAFLSFGMFVLQVIMCITMTKSDANMMMIPTVNPDDGEEEVRRRRRRRRGAVPPVETLELVRLREINQIAARVLDSMDAVAVTGKDEGSCVQRTICDINQYSLQLKYNRKYWIGVWSLGVTWLAGAMAEPETGSGTILTCLKAIIIGLGSGDCNRAYSCSKYRKINKV; this comes from the exons ATGACACCAAGTGACCTAACAATCAACATCAACGACATCCTCAACGAACAGCTGATGCCGGCCACGTTTCTAATGCTGGAAGGACCACCCGATTTAGGTCTGAGGACCGAAGATGAACTGATGGAGCCGGATGGAATGGAAAGTCGAACCGCGGATCCGGAGGATGGTTCCGGCCAAATAAAGTCCACGGAACGAGGGACCACCGCTCTGCTGCACAATTTAACCCGTGAAGATGGCACGTTTCGAACCGCTTTCTCGACGATGGGATTTCACAG AAAAATGATGAACAACTACCGCTGCAACGGCTTCCTCGCCAACCAGATCATAGCGGACGTCCTTCCGCTGCGCGAGCTCTCCCTCTCGCGACGCGTCGGCACCGCCCCGGGCAGCTTCATGATGCTGGAAAACAACAGCCTGCCCACACCATCCAAGGACACCATGCTGTACGATCAGGGCTCTTCCGGATACGTGAATTGGTTGTCAAA ATCTTCCACGCTGGACGACATCTATCGCAACTACTTGGCTCCGGGTGGGCCGATGGCCGTCATGAACGTATCGAACCATCGATCGGATATCACTCCGGTGTCGAATCCGCGCTCCGCGGAGGAAGAATACTTTGACGAGGGTATGATCACAGGGTACGCCGTCCAGCAACAGCCCGATCCCAATCACGTGGCCTTTCCCAAACCGGCTTATCAACCAAATCcctaccatcatcatcatcatcagcaacCTGCCCAAAATCAACACCCTTACCGTCCACCCGCCCAGCAATACCCTCCGTTGGCCGGTGGCCGCGTCTACAACCATGGCGAACCACCGTACTCCGATGCCTCCCGCGGGGACTACGCCTACCACCCGATCGAGATCGAGGAAAAAAGCATCAAGGGACTCGGCCTCAAAGACCTGTTCGACATCGCCCTAACCACCCTGGCCTTCCTGTCCTTTGGGATGTTTGTCCTGCAGGTCATCATGTGCATCACGATGACCAAATCGGACGCCAACATGATGATGATCCCGACGGTCAACCCGGACGACGGAGAGGAAGAGGTTCGCCGAAGGCGAAGAAGACGCCGCGGAGCGGTTCCCCCGGTGGAAACCCTAGAGTTGGTGCGACTTCGTGAAATCAACCAGATCGCAGCCCGCGTGCTGGACTCGATGGATGCCGTGGCGGTCACCGGAAAGGACGAGGGAAGTTGCGTCCAGCGGACCATCTGCGATATCAATCAGTACTCGCTGCAGCTCAAGTACAACCGGAAGTACTGGATCGGGGTGTGGAG TTTGGGAGTCACCTGGTTGGCGGGAGCGATGGCGGAGCCGGAAACTGGTTCGGGGACCATTTTGACGTGTTTGAAAGCGATTATCATCGGACTGGGCAGCGGGGATTGCAACCGGGCGTACAGTTGTAGCAAGTATCGGAAAATCAATAAGGTTTAA